From a region of the Vicingus serpentipes genome:
- a CDS encoding alpha-2-macroglobulin family protein: MHKIYKRTTAIFLTTLLIFISGCGNERTEEINPAFVGFISGFTSGMVSNEATIKINLAEPAQNVQYDEPIDDDLFDFSPTIDGEAFWVDENTIEFRPEERLPSGTHYKAEFDLSEIVDVPSNLKTFYFDFETIKQGVKIEFSGVRAYDNSSLEWQELTFQLTTADYANLEALEEVISATQKGKNLKTSWDHSQGNKVHYFTVDSVARTKSRGEVIINWDGKIIDSEEQGTKQIEIPALDEFKVIDIKIEQQPEQSVIIYFSDPVDPKQDLDGLIYLKTGEDLRLAVDENSITAYPSKRLDGTTTLTVDKAIKNTINYALMEGFKREITFTNLKPKVELIGEGVILPNSDGLIFPFKTVNLSAVNVKVIKIFEKNVAQFFQVNQFDGTREMKRVGRIVHKSEVKLTSSKSIDYGSWNTFSLDLSTLINAEPGAIYRVALSFDKKHSLYPCGDAEEDIEVEEEDREEEAYDKPSDYYYDDYYYDYYDDYDWQERENPCNKSYYLRNNTTVAKNFFVSDLGIIAKGGNGNALTVAITDIKSTEPLSGVNVEIYNYQNQLMKSATTGSDGLIDIELDKKPFLLVAKQGNQTGYLRLDDGSSLSLSMFDVGGVQTKKGLKGFIYGERGVWRPGDSLFVSFILEDKNRVLPINHPVVMELYTPDNQLFSRKVKTVGENGFYDFRTKTDDDSPTGNWLAKVKVGGSSFTKTIKIESIKPNRLKIKMDFDGEIIKDDQSMVGDLEVKWLHGAIAGNIKTDVELILTSSTTKFKDYPDYSFDDPSKDFNSEEKIIFDGKLNSEGKASVYPKINVGKSVAPGMLNANFKIRAFENGGNFSIDRFTVPYSTYRGYVGVKVPEGKGWNGALYSNEPNLIPIVTVDENGKSVDRKRLKVEIFDVYWRWWWERSDRDDLSRYVANRSKNLIKEEYINTVNGKAIYELKFDKEYWGRKFIKITDPETGHSTGQTFYLTYKGWWDNNSGDNPGGAEMLTFSCDKKTYNVGEEVKVDLPPTAKGRALVSIESGSKVIERKWVEIAENKNTFTFEATAEMTPNVYVNVSLIQPHNQVANDLPIRLYGVQPIFVEHTETHLEPVIKMPEELAPESEVQIKVSEKDGKKMTYTIAIVDEGLLDLTRFKTPNPWETFYAREALGIKTWDLYKYVMNAFSGEMAGLLALGGDDNVNPNSGPKANRFKPVVLFKGPFTIEKGSSKTHKFQIPNYVGSVRTMVVAGNDGAYGSSEKATPVKKPLMVLATLPRTLSPNEKVKLPVTVFAMDKKVKNVAVQIQTNKLLKVNGSATQNITFTREGDEVVEFDLDVAEAIGIGKVKVIAKSGNEIATYDFELNIKPANPEITEVISATVEPNQKWNTDYQPVGMKGTNKGVVEVSKIPSINLQKRLKYLIQYPHGCIEQTTSSVFPQLFLENLIELDNNRKAEIESNIREGINRLKKFQLTEGGMSYWLGNEDANEWGTNYAGHFMLEAQKKGYSLPSGFLSKWIKFQKRAANAWSPKTNNLNRYYSYRSDQLIQAYRLYTLALAGKPALGAMNRMKEVKNLSPTAKWRLAAAYELAGKSNVAKNIVQNISTEVEAYKELSYSYGSNERDQAMILETLVLMKEKSKAQGVLKDISKGLSSESWYSTQTTAYSLMAIAKFIGVTGEPSDLSYDVYQNGKKLKSVSTKASISQTAISIKTTESGNIQVMNKTGQTLFIKVHLEGIPLEGDNTSSENNLKMDIRYLSMDEREISVDRLAQGTDFIAEVTITHPGLRTNYEELALNQIFPSGWEIRNTRMDLVETTKVADKPEYMDIRDDRVYSYFDLNKYKTKRFRILLNASYLGKFYLPTVYCEAMYDNEINSRKGGKWIEVVKGGE, translated from the coding sequence ATGCACAAAATATATAAAAGAACAACGGCCATTTTTTTAACTACATTATTAATTTTTATTAGTGGTTGTGGCAATGAAAGAACCGAAGAAATTAACCCTGCTTTTGTAGGCTTTATATCGGGATTTACTTCAGGGATGGTTTCTAACGAAGCGACCATCAAAATTAATTTGGCAGAACCGGCTCAAAATGTGCAATATGACGAACCAATTGATGATGATTTATTTGATTTTAGTCCAACTATAGATGGTGAAGCTTTTTGGGTAGATGAAAATACAATTGAGTTTAGACCAGAAGAACGGTTACCATCAGGAACGCATTACAAGGCAGAGTTTGATTTATCAGAAATTGTAGATGTTCCTAGCAATTTAAAAACCTTTTATTTTGATTTTGAAACTATTAAACAAGGTGTTAAAATTGAGTTTTCAGGTGTAAGAGCTTATGATAATAGTTCGCTCGAGTGGCAAGAATTAACCTTCCAATTAACCACTGCCGATTATGCAAATTTAGAAGCATTAGAAGAGGTAATTTCTGCGACTCAAAAGGGTAAAAATTTAAAAACTTCTTGGGACCATTCGCAAGGAAACAAAGTGCATTATTTTACGGTTGATAGTGTTGCAAGAACAAAATCAAGAGGAGAGGTTATAATAAATTGGGATGGAAAAATTATTGATTCGGAAGAACAAGGAACGAAACAAATTGAGATTCCAGCTTTAGATGAGTTTAAGGTAATTGACATTAAAATTGAACAACAACCAGAGCAGTCAGTTATTATTTATTTTTCTGACCCAGTTGACCCTAAGCAAGATTTAGATGGATTAATTTATTTGAAAACAGGAGAAGATTTACGTTTGGCAGTTGATGAAAATTCGATTACCGCTTACCCATCAAAAAGATTAGATGGAACAACCACACTTACTGTTGATAAAGCAATCAAGAATACAATTAATTATGCGTTAATGGAAGGGTTTAAAAGAGAAATAACCTTTACCAATTTAAAACCTAAAGTAGAATTGATTGGCGAGGGTGTTATTTTGCCAAATTCGGATGGTTTAATATTCCCTTTTAAGACAGTTAATTTAAGTGCAGTAAATGTTAAAGTGATAAAGATATTTGAAAAAAATGTTGCTCAATTCTTTCAAGTCAATCAGTTTGATGGCACAAGAGAGATGAAAAGAGTGGGTAGAATTGTACATAAAAGCGAGGTAAAATTAACTTCTTCAAAATCGATTGACTATGGTAGCTGGAACACCTTTTCGTTAGATTTATCTACCTTGATAAATGCAGAGCCAGGTGCAATTTATCGTGTTGCACTTTCTTTCGATAAAAAACATTCGTTATATCCTTGTGGAGATGCCGAAGAAGATATAGAGGTTGAGGAAGAAGACAGAGAAGAGGAAGCTTACGACAAACCATCTGATTACTATTACGATGATTATTACTACGACTATTATGATGATTACGATTGGCAAGAAAGAGAAAATCCGTGTAACAAATCTTATTATTTAAGAAACAATACCACGGTTGCCAAAAACTTTTTTGTTTCCGATTTAGGAATTATCGCAAAAGGAGGAAATGGAAATGCATTAACTGTTGCAATTACTGATATCAAATCTACCGAGCCACTTTCTGGTGTTAATGTTGAGATTTATAATTACCAAAATCAATTAATGAAATCGGCAACAACTGGTTCAGATGGATTGATTGACATTGAATTGGATAAAAAGCCATTTTTATTGGTAGCTAAACAAGGCAACCAAACGGGTTATTTAAGGTTAGATGATGGTTCGTCACTTTCGTTAAGTATGTTCGATGTTGGTGGAGTGCAAACCAAAAAAGGCTTAAAAGGGTTTATTTATGGCGAAAGAGGTGTTTGGCGTCCCGGCGATTCATTGTTTGTATCGTTTATTTTAGAAGATAAAAATAGAGTGTTGCCAATTAATCACCCAGTTGTAATGGAGCTATACACACCAGATAACCAATTGTTTTCACGAAAAGTAAAAACAGTAGGCGAAAACGGGTTTTACGATTTTAGAACCAAAACTGACGATGACTCTCCAACAGGAAATTGGTTGGCAAAAGTAAAAGTTGGTGGGTCATCATTTACTAAAACCATTAAAATTGAATCGATTAAACCAAATCGTTTAAAAATTAAAATGGATTTTGATGGAGAAATTATAAAAGACGACCAATCCATGGTTGGCGATTTGGAAGTAAAATGGTTACATGGAGCAATAGCAGGAAACATTAAAACAGATGTTGAACTTATTTTAACAAGTTCAACAACAAAGTTTAAAGATTATCCCGATTATTCATTTGATGACCCTTCAAAAGACTTTAACTCAGAAGAAAAAATAATTTTTGATGGCAAATTAAACAGTGAAGGTAAAGCATCTGTTTATCCAAAAATTAATGTCGGTAAATCGGTTGCTCCTGGAATGTTAAATGCCAATTTTAAAATTAGAGCATTTGAAAATGGAGGTAATTTTAGTATTGATCGTTTTACGGTTCCTTATTCAACTTATAGAGGTTATGTGGGTGTTAAAGTGCCAGAAGGAAAAGGATGGAATGGTGCTTTATATTCAAATGAGCCGAACTTAATTCCAATTGTTACCGTTGATGAAAATGGTAAATCGGTTGACAGAAAACGATTAAAAGTTGAAATTTTTGATGTGTATTGGAGATGGTGGTGGGAACGATCTGACCGTGATGATTTGAGTAGATATGTTGCTAACCGTTCTAAAAATTTGATTAAAGAAGAATACATCAATACAGTTAATGGAAAAGCCATTTACGAATTGAAATTTGATAAAGAATATTGGGGAAGAAAATTCATAAAAATTACAGACCCAGAAACAGGTCATAGCACAGGACAAACATTTTATTTAACCTATAAAGGTTGGTGGGATAATAATTCAGGAGATAATCCTGGAGGAGCAGAGATGTTGACTTTTTCGTGCGATAAGAAAACCTATAATGTTGGAGAAGAAGTGAAAGTTGATTTACCGCCAACGGCTAAAGGTAGAGCATTGGTAAGTATAGAATCAGGCTCTAAAGTAATTGAACGAAAATGGGTTGAAATAGCTGAAAATAAAAACACATTCACTTTTGAAGCAACAGCAGAAATGACACCAAACGTTTATGTAAATGTGAGTTTAATTCAGCCACACAATCAAGTTGCTAATGATTTACCAATTCGATTGTATGGCGTTCAGCCAATTTTTGTGGAGCATACAGAAACGCACCTTGAACCAGTAATTAAGATGCCTGAAGAATTAGCCCCAGAATCTGAAGTGCAAATAAAAGTAAGCGAAAAGGATGGTAAAAAAATGACTTATACCATTGCTATTGTTGATGAAGGGTTATTGGATTTAACACGTTTTAAAACACCAAATCCATGGGAAACATTTTATGCTAGAGAAGCTTTAGGAATTAAAACATGGGATTTATACAAATATGTTATGAACGCTTTTTCTGGTGAAATGGCTGGTTTGTTAGCCTTGGGTGGAGATGATAATGTAAATCCGAATAGCGGCCCTAAAGCGAATCGATTTAAACCAGTAGTTTTATTTAAAGGACCATTTACTATCGAAAAAGGAAGTAGTAAAACGCATAAGTTTCAAATTCCTAATTATGTTGGTTCGGTGAGAACAATGGTAGTTGCAGGAAATGATGGCGCTTATGGCTCATCAGAAAAAGCAACACCAGTTAAAAAACCATTAATGGTATTGGCAACTTTACCAAGAACATTAAGTCCGAATGAAAAAGTAAAACTACCAGTTACTGTTTTTGCGATGGACAAAAAAGTGAAAAATGTAGCGGTACAAATTCAAACCAATAAATTATTAAAGGTGAACGGAAGCGCTACTCAAAACATAACCTTTACAAGAGAAGGAGATGAAGTAGTAGAGTTTGATTTAGATGTTGCAGAAGCAATAGGTATTGGTAAAGTAAAAGTAATAGCTAAGAGCGGAAATGAAATTGCTACTTATGATTTTGAATTAAATATTAAGCCAGCTAACCCTGAAATTACAGAAGTAATTAGCGCAACGGTTGAGCCTAATCAAAAATGGAATACGGATTACCAACCTGTTGGAATGAAAGGAACGAACAAAGGAGTTGTTGAAGTTTCTAAAATTCCGTCAATTAACTTACAAAAAAGATTGAAGTATTTAATTCAATATCCGCATGGCTGTATTGAGCAAACGACATCATCAGTTTTTCCTCAATTATTTTTAGAAAACTTAATAGAATTAGATAATAATAGAAAAGCTGAAATTGAAAGTAACATAAGAGAAGGAATAAATCGATTAAAAAAGTTTCAGTTAACTGAGGGAGGAATGTCTTATTGGCTAGGAAATGAAGATGCCAATGAATGGGGAACAAATTATGCTGGACACTTTATGTTGGAGGCACAGAAAAAAGGGTATAGTTTGCCAAGTGGCTTTTTGAGCAAATGGATTAAATTCCAAAAAAGAGCTGCTAATGCATGGTCGCCAAAAACAAATAATTTAAATCGCTATTATAGCTATAGAAGCGACCAGTTAATTCAAGCCTATCGTTTATATACACTTGCTTTAGCTGGCAAACCTGCTTTGGGTGCTATGAACCGAATGAAAGAAGTGAAAAATTTATCTCCTACAGCAAAATGGAGATTGGCTGCTGCTTATGAATTGGCAGGAAAAAGTAATGTGGCTAAAAATATTGTTCAAAATATTTCTACTGAAGTAGAAGCTTATAAAGAGTTGAGTTATTCTTATGGAAGTAATGAGCGAGACCAAGCAATGATTTTAGAAACTTTAGTATTGATGAAAGAAAAATCAAAAGCTCAAGGAGTGCTTAAAGATATTTCAAAAGGGTTAAGCTCTGAAAGTTGGTACAGCACACAAACTACAGCTTATTCATTAATGGCTATTGCTAAATTTATTGGTGTTACAGGAGAGCCGTCAGATTTAAGTTATGATGTTTATCAAAATGGTAAAAAACTAAAAAGTGTGAGCACTAAAGCTAGTATTTCTCAAACAGCAATTTCGATAAAAACAACCGAATCTGGGAATATTCAAGTAATGAATAAAACCGGTCAGACCTTATTTATTAAAGTTCATCTTGAAGGAATTCCATTAGAGGGAGATAATACTTCTTCGGAAAATAATTTAAAAATGGACATTCGTTATTTATCAATGGATGAAAGAGAGATTAGTGTTGACCGATTAGCACAAGGAACAGATTTTATTGCTGAGGTAACCATTACGCACCCAGGGTTAAGAACCAATTATGAAGAGTTGGCGTTAAATCAAATATTCCCATCTGGGTGGGAAATTAGAAATACAAGAATGGATTTGGTAGAAACTACAAAAGTTGCCGATAAACCAGAATATATGGACATAAGAGACGATAGGGTTTATTCTTATTTCGATTTGAATAAATACAAAACAAAACGATTTAGAATATTATTAAACGCTTCTTATTTAGGTAAATTCTATTTGCCAACCGTTTATTGTGAAGCCATGTACGACAATGAAATTAACTCCCGAAAAGGTGGTAAATGGATAGAAGTTGTAAAAGGTGGTGAGTAA
- a CDS encoding M14 family zinc carboxypeptidase: MKQTFSILLCLLISTFSFSQKQTEKYSKARIFYNTPETYKALNNSGIPMDHGVHKKGVFIESDFSVSELNTAKNLGATVEIIIDDVKKYYVERNKNAKGSTFKNNSCSGGNSGTSIANPVNYNHGSMGGFMTYAEVMAEIDDMATLYPNLITARAPIDTFTTHDGNNLFWVRMSDNANTDENEPEMLYDAVHHAREAISVHQLVFYMWYLLENYATDPEIQAILDNTELYFVPFINPDGFLYNESTDPNGGGMWRKNRRNHLDGNFGVDNNRNYDYIDGANGSVWGTTGISFDTGNDTHCGPNAFSEPENQAMKWFVNQHEFKIALNNHSYSNLLLYPFGFETGKYCPDDADFVAISDAMVAENNYANSVGWELYPTSGGSDDWMYGDTTEHSKIYSFTPEIGSGAQGFWPIEADIDQLCHDMIHLNLTAAHLLNNYAEAEDLKSLMIANQVGFLNYSLTRLDFNGTGNFTVTITPVTSNIISVGSANAHNGMSFNQTNLDSISYTLSSSITPGELVSYIITVDNGLFTIDYPVTKIYGAQQTILDDNANDLTNWSVSQTWNTTNSTYYSASSSITDSPSGNYSNSINKTITLTNEIDLNGAVTANMSFYAKWAIEAGWDYVQVEVSTDNGSNWIPQCGNYTKIGNSNQDNNQPLYDGFQSSWVLEEIDLSDYINENILVRFQIVSDNFQTEDGFYFDDFKVNAVYGTTGFNSLYENLAFLGQSSPNPTKDFATIKYVLNQNTNSAVLNLTNELGQVVLKQELSSNSKSVTISTKNVAAGIYYYFIDNNGTRSETKKMVIVK; encoded by the coding sequence ATGAAACAAACTTTCTCAATTTTACTTTGCTTATTAATTAGCACCTTTTCATTTTCACAAAAACAAACTGAGAAATACAGTAAAGCACGTATTTTTTATAACACTCCAGAAACTTACAAAGCGTTAAACAATAGTGGAATTCCTATGGATCACGGTGTTCATAAAAAAGGAGTTTTTATAGAAAGTGATTTTTCTGTATCAGAATTAAACACCGCCAAAAATCTTGGTGCAACTGTAGAAATTATAATTGATGATGTAAAGAAATATTACGTTGAGCGTAACAAAAATGCAAAAGGTTCAACCTTTAAAAATAATTCCTGTTCTGGAGGAAACAGTGGAACTTCTATAGCAAATCCAGTAAATTATAACCATGGTTCGATGGGTGGTTTTATGACTTATGCCGAAGTAATGGCTGAAATAGATGATATGGCAACTCTATACCCAAATTTAATTACAGCTAGAGCACCAATAGACACTTTTACAACGCATGATGGAAATAATTTGTTTTGGGTAAGAATGTCAGACAACGCCAATACCGATGAAAATGAACCTGAAATGTTATATGATGCTGTACACCACGCACGTGAAGCTATTTCTGTTCATCAATTGGTTTTTTACATGTGGTATTTATTAGAGAATTACGCTACTGACCCAGAAATACAGGCTATTTTAGATAATACTGAATTATACTTTGTTCCATTTATTAATCCTGATGGATTTCTTTACAATGAATCTACCGACCCAAATGGTGGTGGAATGTGGCGTAAGAATAGAAGAAACCATCTTGATGGAAATTTTGGGGTGGATAACAATAGAAACTATGACTATATAGATGGAGCAAACGGAAGTGTTTGGGGTACTACTGGTATTTCATTTGACACTGGAAACGACACGCATTGTGGTCCTAATGCGTTTTCTGAACCTGAAAACCAAGCGATGAAATGGTTTGTAAACCAGCATGAATTTAAAATTGCGTTAAACAATCATTCTTACAGCAACTTATTATTGTATCCTTTTGGTTTTGAAACTGGCAAATATTGCCCTGATGATGCAGATTTTGTAGCAATATCAGATGCTATGGTTGCTGAAAATAATTATGCAAACTCTGTTGGATGGGAACTTTACCCTACATCTGGTGGTTCTGACGACTGGATGTATGGAGACACAACTGAACATTCAAAAATCTATTCATTTACCCCAGAAATTGGTAGTGGCGCACAAGGATTTTGGCCAATTGAAGCAGACATTGATCAATTATGCCATGATATGATTCACTTAAATTTAACTGCAGCGCATCTACTAAATAATTATGCTGAAGCTGAAGACTTAAAATCACTAATGATAGCTAACCAAGTTGGGTTTTTAAATTATAGCTTAACTCGATTAGATTTTAATGGAACAGGAAATTTTACGGTTACCATTACGCCAGTTACATCTAATATTATAAGTGTAGGTAGCGCAAATGCTCACAATGGAATGAGCTTTAATCAAACAAATCTAGATTCAATTAGTTATACATTATCCTCATCAATTACTCCAGGAGAATTAGTAAGTTATATTATTACTGTGGATAATGGACTATTTACAATCGATTATCCTGTAACAAAAATTTACGGTGCACAACAAACAATTTTAGATGATAATGCTAATGATTTAACCAATTGGTCTGTTTCTCAAACATGGAACACAACAAACTCAACATATTATTCAGCTTCAAGTTCAATTACTGATTCTCCATCTGGAAACTACAGCAATAGTATTAATAAAACAATTACGCTTACCAACGAAATTGATTTAAATGGTGCTGTAACTGCTAATATGTCGTTTTATGCTAAATGGGCAATTGAAGCAGGTTGGGATTATGTTCAAGTTGAAGTTTCTACCGATAATGGTTCAAACTGGATTCCTCAATGTGGAAATTACACTAAAATCGGTAATTCAAATCAAGATAACAATCAACCATTATATGATGGGTTTCAATCAAGTTGGGTGCTTGAAGAAATTGATTTAAGCGATTATATCAATGAAAATATTTTAGTTCGTTTTCAAATTGTTTCTGATAACTTCCAAACTGAAGATGGTTTCTATTTTGATGATTTTAAAGTAAATGCTGTTTATGGAACAACTGGATTTAATTCGCTATATGAAAATTTAGCATTTCTAGGACAAAGCTCTCCTAACCCAACTAAAGATTTTGCTACTATTAAATATGTGTTGAATCAAAATACTAATTCAGCTGTATTAAATCTTACCAACGAATTGGGACAAGTTGTTTTAAAACAAGAATTATCTAGCAATTCAAAATCTGTTACTATTTCAACAAAAAATGTTGCTGCTGGCATCTATTATTATTTCATAGATAATAACGGAACCCGTTCAGAAACTAAAAAAATGGTTATTGTTAAGTAA
- a CDS encoding SulP family inorganic anion transporter yields MRKIFNNFTGNPKNDVLSGLTVALALVPEAVAFAFVAGIDPLVGLYGAFMMGIVTALFGGRPGMISGATGAMAVVMVHMIQQGNIVGMELANPIENLGLQWLFITLLFVGAIQILAGILKLGKFVRLIPHPVMMGFVNGLAIVIFLSQIGLFKESVDGVQQWLTGKNLLIMLVLVGLTMGIMFGLPKITKKVPAALTAIIVVACITIFGNIDVSTVGSFIKDGGGEGLQGGLPTFQSQIFGLFDTLKGHWSLILSTAFLLAAVGLIESLMTLNLVDDITESRGSGNRECVAQGSANILNGLFGGMGGCAMIGQSIINVNSGGRGRLSGVVAAIALLCFVLFGAPLIEQIPIAALVGVMFMVVIGTFAWSSFRIINKIPKADAIVLIAVSAITVWQDLAIAVIAGVIMSALVFSWNNATMIRARKRIKEDGTKVYEIWGPLFFGSVQNFNSKFDPKTDPENVEIDFIESRVSDHSGVEAVTVLAEKYLELGKNIKLIHLSPECKVLLLKADPNLENVIEESIDDPRYHIATDLLDSEV; encoded by the coding sequence ATGAGAAAGATATTTAACAACTTTACAGGTAATCCAAAAAATGATGTTCTATCAGGTTTAACTGTTGCTTTGGCTCTTGTTCCAGAAGCTGTTGCTTTCGCATTTGTTGCTGGTATTGACCCTCTTGTTGGTTTATACGGTGCTTTTATGATGGGTATTGTAACGGCACTATTTGGTGGGCGTCCAGGGATGATTTCAGGAGCTACAGGAGCAATGGCTGTCGTTATGGTGCACATGATACAGCAAGGAAATATTGTGGGAATGGAATTAGCTAATCCAATCGAAAATCTAGGGTTGCAATGGTTGTTTATTACCTTATTATTTGTTGGTGCTATTCAAATTTTAGCAGGTATTTTAAAACTCGGGAAATTTGTTCGTTTAATACCGCATCCTGTTATGATGGGATTTGTAAACGGTTTGGCAATTGTAATTTTCTTATCTCAAATCGGTCTTTTTAAAGAATCTGTTGATGGTGTTCAACAGTGGTTAACAGGTAAAAATTTGTTGATCATGCTAGTCCTAGTTGGCTTAACAATGGGAATAATGTTTGGATTACCAAAAATCACTAAAAAAGTACCAGCTGCATTAACAGCAATTATAGTCGTTGCTTGTATTACCATTTTTGGAAATATTGATGTAAGCACAGTAGGATCTTTTATTAAAGATGGGGGCGGCGAAGGTTTGCAAGGGGGCTTACCAACTTTTCAATCTCAAATTTTTGGCTTATTTGATACTTTAAAAGGACATTGGAGTTTAATTCTTTCAACAGCATTTTTATTAGCAGCTGTAGGTTTAATTGAGTCGTTAATGACATTAAACTTAGTTGATGATATTACAGAAAGTAGAGGGAGTGGAAATAGAGAATGTGTTGCTCAAGGAAGCGCAAATATTTTAAATGGCTTGTTTGGAGGAATGGGTGGGTGTGCCATGATTGGGCAGTCTATAATTAATGTAAATTCTGGTGGACGAGGAAGGCTTTCTGGAGTTGTAGCAGCTATAGCTCTTTTATGTTTTGTTTTATTTGGAGCGCCTTTAATTGAGCAAATTCCAATTGCTGCTTTAGTTGGTGTAATGTTTATGGTAGTTATAGGGACATTTGCTTGGAGTAGTTTTAGAATCATAAATAAAATACCTAAAGCAGATGCTATTGTTTTAATTGCGGTTTCTGCAATTACTGTATGGCAAGACTTAGCAATAGCTGTAATTGCTGGTGTTATTATGTCGGCTTTAGTGTTTTCTTGGAATAATGCAACTATGATTCGTGCACGAAAAAGAATTAAAGAGGATGGAACAAAAGTTTATGAAATTTGGGGACCATTATTCTTTGGTTCTGTACAAAATTTCAACTCAAAATTTGACCCAAAAACTGATCCTGAAAATGTAGAAATTGATTTTATAGAATCAAGAGTTAGCGATCACTCCGGAGTTGAAGCAGTTACTGTTTTAGCCGAAAAATATTTAGAATTAGGAAAAAATATAAAGCTAATCCACTTGAGTCCTGAATGTAAAGTGCTTTTATTAAAAGCTGATCCAAATTTAGAAAATGTAATAGAAGAATCAATTGATGATCCTAGATACCACATCGCTACAGATTTATTGGATTCTGAAGTTTAG
- a CDS encoding dihydroorotase, which yields MGTLLKNATIVNEGKSFKGHVLIENELISNVYQSTDDISSLENDNNVIDLNGKYLLPGVIDDQVHFREPGLTHKATIKTESRAAVAGGITSFMEMPNTVPNALTQELLNDKYDIGAKDSYANYSFYMGVSNDNIEEVLKTDPKTVCGVKVFMGSSTGNMLVDNRETLEELFAKCKLLIAAHCEDETTILNNTAIYKEKYGEDVPMECHPEIRSEEACYLSSSMAIELAKKHNTRFHLFHLSTAKEIGLLDNTIPLKEKRITAEACIHHMWFSDKDYAEKGSLIKWNPAVKTENDRDQILQAVIDDKIDVIATDHAPHTIEEKQNKYFNAPSGGPLVQHALVAMLEHVHNGKITLEKMVEKMSHAVADCFNIDSRGFIRKGYYADLVVVDLDSPWEVKKENLFYKCGWSPFEGTTFRSKVLQTYINGSLVYNNGTFDENFRGKRMLFNN from the coding sequence ATGGGAACTTTATTAAAAAATGCAACAATTGTTAACGAAGGAAAATCCTTTAAAGGACATGTTTTAATTGAAAATGAGTTAATTTCAAACGTTTATCAGTCTACTGATGATATTTCTTCATTAGAAAACGATAATAATGTAATTGACCTAAATGGTAAATATTTATTGCCAGGGGTAATTGATGATCAAGTTCATTTTAGAGAACCAGGGCTTACTCATAAGGCAACAATAAAAACAGAGTCAAGAGCAGCTGTGGCTGGAGGTATTACTTCTTTTATGGAAATGCCTAATACAGTTCCGAATGCATTAACCCAAGAATTGTTAAATGATAAATATGACATTGGAGCAAAAGACTCTTATGCAAATTACTCTTTTTATATGGGTGTTTCTAACGATAATATTGAAGAGGTTTTAAAAACGGACCCAAAAACAGTTTGTGGAGTAAAGGTTTTTATGGGGTCTTCAACTGGAAATATGTTGGTTGATAATAGAGAAACATTAGAAGAGCTGTTTGCTAAATGTAAATTGTTAATTGCTGCTCATTGCGAGGATGAAACAACAATATTAAATAATACAGCTATTTATAAAGAAAAATATGGGGAAGATGTTCCAATGGAATGTCATCCTGAAATTAGAAGCGAAGAAGCTTGTTATTTATCTTCCTCTATGGCAATAGAATTAGCAAAAAAACACAATACAAGATTTCATTTGTTTCACTTGTCAACAGCCAAAGAAATTGGGTTGTTGGATAATACGATTCCTTTAAAAGAAAAAAGAATAACGGCCGAAGCATGTATTCATCATATGTGGTTTTCCGATAAAGATTATGCTGAAAAAGGATCGCTTATTAAGTGGAATCCGGCAGTAAAAACAGAAAATGATAGAGACCAAATTTTACAAGCTGTAATTGATGATAAAATAGATGTAATAGCTACTGACCATGCCCCACATACAATAGAAGAAAAACAAAATAAGTATTTTAATGCCCCATCTGGAGGTCCTCTAGTTCAACATGCTTTAGTAGCAATGCTAGAACATGTGCATAATGGAAAAATCACATTAGAAAAAATGGTTGAGAAGATGAGTCATGCTGTTGCTGATTGTTTTAATATTGATAGCAGAGGATTCATTAGAAAAGGCTATTATGCTGATTTAGTCGTAGTTGATTTAGACTCTCCTTGGGAAGTAAAAAAAGAAAACTTATTTTACAAATGTGGTTGGTCTCCTTTTGAAGGGACTACTTTTAGAAGTAAGGTTTTACAAACCTATATTAATGGTTCGTTAGTTTATAACAACGGAACATTTGATGAAAATTTTAGAGGAAAGCGAATGTTGTTTAACAACTAA